One part of the Dysidea avara chromosome 10, odDysAvar1.4, whole genome shotgun sequence genome encodes these proteins:
- the LOC136268877 gene encoding uncharacterized protein, translated as MPERFLALFAFLFAINCLCIHCTAQSLVSQEEQNVIIVDENGSSTLECCTGYQGCHCSNLSLALENIKNDTEIKLMSDISLEYVTQFGNISNVTITGHDHTVQCNHQGGLVGENIINIVIQNVTLDECNGNLTSAKLKVLNYVFQHPIISPTFILGGRDVVLIDNSVPLNNKTDNVTASTTQWQQQSNNCSDIMHYSDGDNCILLSCQNNTWLPPGFSCHHNNDLIVSQGYWYDNGLHHYVKICPNDYCNYDCMWWNVAEESHPDRDVQCKHNRGGYSCGECKDGYSIRYGTTDCIPSEHCLISSFPLSVLTLFAVSFFYWCLVIAFIFIVLHFNFNVTAGYAFGLIFYYSVLEQVFNASKQVYKEMPCSFIALKGNNPDCEPPPTLINILPFFSSIGNLKPPFMQYLKLCLTGTEMIDHMFLIYIHPLIVFSIVVTFFLSARRFVFVARFFGRFVNRKSISLLILLSYSSVSYTSVQLLRPLAYFKHNFNSHVESTGWRSYWSPHITYFHGRHAGYAAIAISCEVIIGFGFPFLLLFQRYLTRHHNINFMSIRPIIDQLQACYRNECYWFSTYYLLCRQVIYGVDIVCDLLLLGSSMNPHHYSVAKYFFLLMVCITIIVIHLWFQPYRVKSLNVLDGAILLTLVFMLVSSLDLTTYSVSLSLFILPLVLFINYLTYSTKVRHAIIFVSLCGLCLMILFFFYIYKHYFLPGGGGGVVESFCLIMLLCLLALHIIYISIRLVVFVIKYIWSIDQETQKSIC; from the exons ATGCCGGAAAGATTTTT aGCACTTTTTGCATTTCTGTTTGCCATCAATTGCTTGTGCATTCATTGTACGGCACAATCACTAGTGAGCCAGGAGGAGCAGAATGTGATAATTGTTGATGAGAATGGTTCTAGTACATTGGAATGTTGTACAGGTTATCAAGGATGTCATTGCTCAAATCTTTCCCTTGCTCTTGAGAACATAAAGAATGATACTGAGATTAAACTAATGTCTGATATATCCTTAGAGTATGTTACACAATTTGGGAACATATCAAATGTTACAATAACAGGTCATGATCACACTGTTCAGTGTAATCATCAAGGTGGTTTAGTGGGTGAGAATATCATCAATATTGTAATACAAAATGTCACTTTGGATGAGTGTAATGGAAACCTTACAAGTGCAAAACTAAAAGTGTTGAATTATGTATTTCAACATCCCATAATATCTCCTACTTTCATATTAGGAGGTCGTGATGTGGtccttatagacaattcagttCCGTTGAACAATAAAACAGATAATGTCACTGCATCAACTACTCAGTGGCAACAGCAATCAAATAACTGCAGTGATATTATGCATTATTCAGATGGTGATAACTGCATACTTTTGTCATGTCAGAATAATACTTGGTTACCACCTGGATTTTCGTGCCACCATAACAATGACTTAATAGTGTCACAAGGGTACTGGTATGACAATGGCTTGCATCACTATGTGAAAATTTGTCCAAATGATTATTGTAATTATGATTGTATGTGGTGGAATGTTGCAGAAGAGTCACATCCAGATCGTGATGTTCAGTGCAAACACAATAGGGGAGGCTATTCTTGTGGAGAATGTAAAGATGGTTATTCTATCAGATATGGAACAACTGATTGCATTCCATCAGAGCATTGCCTAATATCTTCATTCCCACTGAGTGTACTAACACTTTTTGCAGTTTCATTCTTCTACTGGTGTCTAGTAATAGCTTTTATATTCATCGTGCTACATTTCAACTTTAATGTCACTGCAGGATATGCTTTTGGCCTTATCTTCTACTATAGCGTATTGGAGCAAGTGTTCAATGCGTCAAAACAAGTTTACAAGGAAATGCCTTGCAGTTTCATTGCTTTAAAAGGCAATAATCCTGATTGCGAACCACCACCCACCTTGATTAATATTCTACCATTTTTCTCCAGTATTGGTAACTTAAAGCCTCCATTTATGCAATATTTGAAATTGTGCCTGACTGGAACCGAGATGATTGATCATATGTTTTTGATATATATTCATCCCTTGATTGTGTTCAGTATAGTGGTCACATTCTTTCTATCAGCTAGAAGGTTTGTATTTGTAGCTCGATTTTTTGGAAGATTTGTCAATAGAAAATCCATTAGCTTGCTTATACTTCTCTCTTATAGTTCTGTTTCATATACATCAGTACAATTGTTAAGACCATTAGCATATTTCAAACACAATTTTAACAGTCATGTTGAGTCAACTGGTTGGAGATCATACTGGTCACCACATATCACATATTTTCATGGTCGTCATGCAGGTTATGCAGCCATAGCAATATCATGTGAGGTAATAATTGGATTTGGTTTTCCTTTCTTATTACTATTCCAACGATACTTGACTCGTCACCACAACATCAACTTTATGAGTATTAGGCCAATAATAGATCAACTACAAGCATGTTACAGAAATGAGTGTTACTGGTTTTCTACATACTATCTATTATGTCGACAAGTGATCTATGGTGTTGATATTGTATGTGACCTTTTGTTGTTGGGATCTTCGATGAACCCACATCATTACAGTGTTGCAAAATATTTCTTTCTTCTAATGGTCTGTATTACAATTATAGTCATCCACTTGTGGTTTCAGCCATACAGAGTAAAATCCTTAAATGTTTTGGATGGTGCCATTTTGTTGACATTAGTTTTCATGCTTGTTAGTAGCTTGGATTTGACCACTTATAGTGTTTCCCTTTCACTCTTCATTCTCCCTTTAGTTCTGTTTATTAACTACTTGACCTATTCTACAAAGGTACGACATGCGATTATCTTTGTTAGTTTATGTGGACTATGTTTGATGATACTCTTTTTCTTTTACATTTATAAACACTATTTTCTTCCCGGTGGAGGTGGAGGTGTAGTTGAATCTTTCTGTTTAATAATGTTGTTATGTCTTCTTGCACTACACATAATATACATTTCAATCAGGCTTGTAGTATTTGTGATAAAGTACATATGGTCCATAGACCAAGAAACTCAGAAATCAATTTGTTAG